TTCAGCAAGGCCCGCTTATCCCCTCCTGGGTTGTAGCGGTGCTTATCGATGAGCCCCTGGGGTCCCTCGGCGTTGTAGCGCCGGATGAGCTTGTAGACCCAGTTCTGGCTAAACCCGGTGGCCTGGCTCACTGCCCGGGTGCTGGGGCGGTTCTCCCGGGTCTGCTGGGCGTACAACCAGATCACCTGCCAGCGGGTCTTCTCCTTGGCATCCTTGCAGCTACGGTAGCGCTGTTCGAGTTCTTCCAGGCTCAGGTGGGCGTGTAGGGCTATGGCTTTGCTTGGCATGAGTTATTATCTACATAGATTTGGTACTTGATTGCCCTGGGGGGTGGGTGGTTTAGCTCCGACCGGATGCGGGTTAACCAGGCCGCCCAGATTTTGAGCGCCGACGTAACCCGGGCCCGCCTTGAGGCCCTTCGGCGCAACGTGCCGGTGGGGATTCGCTTCGATTTCAGGCCTGGCGCCAACCGTTACGAA
This genomic window from Meiothermus cerbereus DSM 11376 contains:
- a CDS encoding helix-turn-helix domain-containing protein, translated to MPSKAIALHAHLSLEELEQRYRSCKDAKEKTRWQVIWLYAQQTRENRPSTRAVSQATGFSQNWVYKLIRRYNAEGPQGLIDKHRYNPGGDKRALL